One part of the Algibacter sp. L1A34 genome encodes these proteins:
- a CDS encoding dodecin family protein, which yields MAVLKVIEVLANSEKSWEDATKKAVKHASKSVKNIRSVYVQEQSASVKDGEVADFRVNVKITFEVN from the coding sequence ATGGCAGTACTAAAAGTAATTGAAGTTTTAGCAAACTCAGAAAAAAGTTGGGAAGATGCAACTAAAAAAGCAGTAAAACACGCATCAAAAAGCGTTAAAAATATTCGTTCTGTATATGTTCAAGAACAAAGTGCAAGCGTTAAGGATGGCGAAGTAGCAGACTTTAGAGTAAATGTAAAAATTACTTTTGAAGTGAACTAA
- a CDS encoding NifU family protein, producing MSNFKVSVRETSNDNIVKFELNQFITQHQSFEFNNIDEAKSSPLAQQLFYLPFVKKVYISGNFIAVERYSIVEWKDVQDEMAEQIEVYLNDNGIVIEESAAPKKVPVTVYAESTPNPAVIKFVANKKIVTALFEFTSIDDAKLSPLATELFHFPFVKSVFLDENYVSITKYDIAEWEGITLELREFIRSYIEDGKEVVLPEAAETMKKSTEQVDTHFDTLDDTSKEIINILEEYVKPAVASDGGNIQFISYDAETKNVSVLLQGACSGCPSSTYTLKSGIENMLKEMLPGKVAMVEAVNG from the coding sequence ATGAGTAATTTTAAGGTTTCCGTTAGGGAAACATCTAACGATAATATAGTAAAATTTGAGTTAAATCAATTTATTACACAGCACCAAAGTTTTGAATTTAATAATATTGACGAAGCAAAAAGTTCTCCTTTAGCTCAACAATTATTTTATTTACCGTTTGTAAAAAAAGTTTACATTTCGGGTAATTTTATTGCTGTTGAACGTTACAGTATTGTGGAATGGAAGGATGTGCAAGATGAAATGGCGGAACAAATTGAGGTCTATTTAAATGATAATGGTATTGTAATTGAAGAATCGGCAGCGCCTAAAAAAGTTCCGGTTACCGTTTATGCTGAAAGCACACCAAACCCAGCCGTTATAAAATTTGTTGCTAACAAGAAAATAGTAACTGCACTTTTCGAATTCACCTCTATTGATGATGCTAAACTTTCGCCTTTGGCTACAGAGTTGTTTCATTTTCCGTTTGTAAAAAGTGTTTTTCTAGATGAAAACTATGTATCGATTACAAAATATGACATCGCAGAATGGGAAGGAATCACTTTAGAACTTCGTGAATTTATTAGAAGTTATATTGAAGATGGAAAAGAAGTAGTTTTACCAGAAGCGGCAGAAACTATGAAAAAATCGACAGAACAAGTCGATACGCATTTTGATACACTTGATGACACCTCTAAAGAAATTATAAATATTCTTGAAGAATATGTAAAACCTGCTGTTGCCAGTGATGGTGGTAATATTCAGTTTATATCTTATGATGCAGAAACTAAAAATGTAAGCGTACTTTTACAAGGCGCTTGTAGTGGTTGTCCTTCATCTACTTATACATTAAAAAGTGGTATTGAAAATATGTTGAAAGAAATGCTACCTGGAAAAGTTGCTATGGTAGAAGCTGTTAACGGCTAA
- a CDS encoding type IX secretion system membrane protein PorP/SprF, whose amino-acid sequence MKLKYIFIVITAMLCSNLTTSQEGLPIYTDYLTDNYYLIHPSMAGAANCAKLRLTARQQWFGQDDAPKLMTMSVSSRIGDTPSAVGGILYTDKNGYHSQTGAYATYAHHLMFSRSPVDLNMLSFGLSAGIIQYKLDETSFLFDGPDPIIDGTVQSETNFNLDFGFSYQFLDYYAHGTVKNLIKNSGINSDTNITSNLRRYLFSLGAVFGKYGSTWSYEPSLMFQYRDATKEGGLDINAKAYKQMDFGKVWGGISYRQSSDGAEYLTSSNSKKSQKLQQITPILGVNFNEFMFAYTYTYQSNSLVFTNGGFHQFTLGYNFNCRKEAYHCNCPAVN is encoded by the coding sequence ATGAAATTAAAATATATTTTTATTGTAATTACGGCAATGTTGTGTTCCAACTTGACAACTTCTCAAGAAGGATTACCAATTTACACCGATTATTTAACCGATAATTATTATTTAATTCACCCATCAATGGCGGGTGCCGCAAATTGTGCTAAACTCCGTCTTACAGCTAGACAACAATGGTTTGGGCAAGACGATGCTCCAAAGTTAATGACCATGAGTGTAAGTAGCAGAATTGGTGATACACCATCGGCAGTTGGAGGTATCCTATATACCGATAAAAACGGATATCATTCGCAAACAGGAGCTTATGCAACCTATGCACATCACCTTATGTTTTCGCGTTCTCCAGTAGATTTAAATATGCTTTCTTTTGGTTTAAGCGCCGGAATAATTCAATATAAATTAGACGAAACATCATTTCTTTTCGATGGTCCAGATCCAATAATAGACGGCACCGTACAAAGTGAAACAAACTTTAATTTAGACTTTGGTTTCTCTTACCAATTTTTAGATTATTATGCACATGGTACAGTAAAGAATTTAATTAAAAATTCAGGAATAAATTCAGACACAAATATTACGAGTAATTTAAGACGTTACCTATTTTCTTTAGGAGCTGTTTTTGGTAAATATGGAAGTACTTGGAGTTACGAACCTTCATTAATGTTTCAATATCGTGATGCTACAAAAGAAGGCGGTCTAGATATTAATGCTAAAGCTTATAAACAAATGGATTTTGGTAAAGTTTGGGGAGGAATTTCATACCGTCAAAGTAGTGATGGAGCGGAGTATTTAACAAGCAGTAATTCTAAAAAGAGTCAAAAATTACAGCAAATTACACCAATTTTGGGTGTCAACTTTAACGAATTCATGTTTGCTTATACCTACACATACCAATCAAATTCTTTGGTGTTCACAAACGGTGGCTTCCACCAATTCACGCTAGGTTATAACTTTAATTGTCGTAAAGAAGCATACCACTGTAACTGTCCAGCGGTTAATTAA
- a CDS encoding DUF1304 domain-containing protein — protein sequence MKTLALIFTIIVAIEHIYFLILEMFFWTKPRTIKSFGIKSAAFAEETKILAANQGLYNGFIAAGIIFAILTGNQSFVIFFLICVTIAGIYGSYSTKQIKLFYAQSIPAIIALILSLV from the coding sequence ATGAAAACTCTTGCTCTTATTTTTACCATTATTGTTGCTATTGAACACATTTACTTTTTAATCTTAGAAATGTTTTTTTGGACAAAACCTAGAACCATAAAATCTTTTGGGATAAAATCGGCCGCATTTGCAGAAGAAACCAAAATATTAGCAGCAAACCAAGGCCTATACAATGGGTTTATTGCGGCAGGTATTATTTTTGCTATTCTAACAGGAAATCAATCTTTTGTGATTTTCTTTCTTATTTGTGTGACTATTGCAGGTATTTATGGGTCTTATTCTACAAAGCAGATTAAACTTTTTTATGCGCAATCTATTCCTGCAATTATTGCCCTTATATTAAGTTTAGTTTAA
- a CDS encoding thioredoxin domain-containing protein, giving the protein MTHKYTNELIHETSPYLLQHAHNPVDWNPWNDKTLAKAKTENKLILLSVGYAACHWCHVMEHESFEDSLVAQVMNKNFINIKVDREERPDVDQVYMNAVQLMTGSGGWPMNVITLPDGRPVWGGTYFKKEQWLDALGQISKLYTKNPEKLIEYADKLEHGIKSMDVVKVNTDEPVFKTEFIAEAVSEWSKQFDHTFGGLSRSPKFMMPNNYHFLLRYAYQTNDEKLQDYVNLTLKKMAYGGVFDQIGGGFSRYSVDSKWHVPHFEKMLYDNSQLVSLYADAYLISKNELYKNVVEETLAYIKQNMTTENGAFYSSLDADSHNSKGELEEGAYYVWNQEELKTLIADDFELFSEYYNVNNFGLWEHSNYVLIRKDDDASIIKKHKINLEDLVKKKNNWKQILLEARNKREKPRLDDKTLTSWNAIMLKGYTDAYRVFGNPDYLASAKKNGNFILNTQLQNDGSLFHNYKNGKSSINGYLEDYATTIDAFLALYENTLDEKWLNTARDLANYAFDYFYDDQSGLFYFTSNSDASLVTRSIDYRDNVIPASNSIMAKNLFKLSHYFDDEHYRTTAQTMLNNVKPEMQDYASGYSNWLDLMLNYSNPFYEVAIVGSNAKQKINELNKTYIPNKLIAGSSLENNMPLLKNRFNPSKTLIYVCVNQACKLPVSEVSDAKNLLTK; this is encoded by the coding sequence ATGACACATAAATACACTAATGAACTCATACACGAGACTAGTCCGTATTTACTACAGCACGCTCACAATCCCGTAGATTGGAATCCTTGGAACGATAAAACATTAGCTAAAGCCAAAACCGAAAATAAATTAATTCTATTAAGTGTTGGTTACGCGGCTTGCCATTGGTGCCATGTTATGGAACACGAAAGTTTTGAAGATAGTTTGGTAGCACAAGTAATGAATAAAAACTTTATAAACATAAAAGTAGATCGCGAAGAGCGCCCAGATGTAGATCAAGTTTATATGAACGCTGTACAACTGATGACGGGAAGTGGCGGCTGGCCCATGAACGTAATTACCCTACCCGACGGCCGACCTGTTTGGGGTGGCACATATTTTAAAAAAGAACAATGGCTGGATGCCTTAGGTCAAATTTCTAAATTATATACTAAAAACCCCGAAAAGCTGATAGAATATGCCGATAAATTAGAACATGGCATAAAATCTATGGATGTTGTTAAAGTAAATACCGACGAACCCGTTTTTAAAACCGAATTTATTGCAGAAGCAGTCTCTGAATGGTCTAAACAATTCGATCACACATTTGGAGGTTTAAGCCGTTCACCTAAATTTATGATGCCAAATAACTATCATTTTTTATTGCGCTACGCTTATCAGACAAATGACGAAAAGCTTCAAGACTACGTAAATCTTACGCTTAAAAAAATGGCTTACGGTGGTGTCTTCGATCAAATTGGTGGTGGTTTTTCTAGATATTCAGTAGACAGTAAATGGCACGTGCCTCATTTTGAAAAAATGCTTTATGATAACAGTCAACTTGTTAGTTTATACGCCGACGCCTATTTAATTTCAAAAAATGAATTATATAAAAATGTAGTCGAAGAAACCTTAGCTTATATAAAACAAAACATGACTACCGAAAATGGGGCCTTTTATTCCTCACTCGACGCCGATAGTCATAACTCGAAAGGTGAACTGGAAGAAGGTGCTTATTACGTATGGAATCAAGAAGAACTTAAAACATTAATAGCAGATGATTTTGAATTATTCTCCGAATATTACAACGTAAATAATTTTGGCCTTTGGGAACACAGCAACTATGTCTTAATCCGAAAAGATGATGATGCTTCCATTATTAAAAAACATAAAATAAATCTTGAAGATTTAGTTAAAAAGAAAAATAATTGGAAACAAATATTACTAGAAGCCAGAAACAAAAGAGAAAAACCAAGATTAGATGATAAAACGCTAACCTCTTGGAATGCTATAATGCTGAAAGGTTACACCGATGCTTATCGTGTTTTTGGCAACCCTGATTATCTTGCTTCCGCTAAAAAAAATGGAAACTTCATTTTAAATACGCAATTACAAAATGATGGTAGCTTATTTCATAATTACAAAAATGGAAAAAGCAGTATTAATGGCTATCTTGAAGATTACGCTACAACTATTGATGCTTTTCTTGCACTTTATGAAAATACTTTAGACGAAAAATGGCTAAACACCGCGAGAGATTTAGCAAACTACGCTTTCGATTATTTTTACGATGATCAAAGTGGCTTGTTTTATTTCACATCTAATAGCGATGCCTCTTTAGTGACCAGAAGTATTGATTATCGTGATAATGTAATTCCTGCCAGTAATTCTATCATGGCTAAAAATTTATTCAAACTATCTCATTATTTTGATGATGAGCATTACCGAACTACTGCCCAAACCATGTTAAATAACGTAAAACCAGAAATGCAAGACTATGCTTCTGGGTATTCTAACTGGTTAGATTTAATGCTGAATTATTCCAATCCTTTTTACGAAGTTGCCATAGTTGGTAGCAACGCAAAACAAAAAATAAACGAACTCAACAAAACTTACATTCCGAATAAACTTATTGCTGGAAGCTCTTTAGAAAACAACATGCCATTATTAAAAAACAGATTTAACCCAAGTAAAACACTTATTTATGTTTGTGTGAATCAAGCCTGTAAACTACCTGTTTCTGAAGTAAGCGATGCTAAAAACCTTCTAACCAAATAA